The genomic DNA ATTAGTCGCAGAACTCGCTCCCGACGAACCCGGCACATTAACATTTGGCTTAGGCAACCTGGAGCCAAGAGCTTTCGTCGCAGCACCACCAAGAACCGCGCTCATAGTGTAAGCTTTAGCTTGCCCCACGGCGTAATCACGAACTTTGTCGTCTTTGCTCGTTAATTTACCAGCAAAATCTTTAGCACTTGCGTAAACTTCCTTTCGGTTATCATAAAGTTCCTTTGCGCCTTTAGCCGTAGCAACCGCAGAGTTCACAGCAGCGTTAACAGGAGTCGGAGCAGAAAGAGCAGACTTAACAGAATCTATCGCACTCTTTGCAATTCCTTTAGAAGCGTCTTTAAAACCAGCATTCTCGTCTTGAGGAGCATGGCCAGTCGGATCCTTCGCCCCAATCGGATTGTTGTAAACATAAGCAAAACGATTCCAGGCTTGTGAATTGTATTCATCTGGAATTAAAGTATCCGCACTGGTAAACCTCGCAATCCCAGGATCGTAAAATCTCGCATTGAAAAAATAAAACCCAGACTCTCTGTCTAACTCCTGCGAATTAAACTTAGGAGAAAAATTCAAATCTCCCCGTTGCACAAACGTCTCACCATAAGGAAGATACTGCATCAGAGAAAGAGTATTCCCCTCATCGTCTAACACGGTAGAGACGGAATCTACTTGATCAGTCAGATAA from Leptospira kirschneri serovar Cynopteri str. 3522 CT includes the following:
- a CDS encoding RHS repeat domain-containing protein codes for the protein YLTDQVDSVSTVLDDEGNTLSLMQYLPYGETFVQRGDLNFSPKFNSQELDRESGFYFFNARFYDPGIARFTSADTLIPDEYNSQAWNRFAYVYNNPIGAKDPTGHAPQDENAGFKDASKGIAKSAIDSVKSALSAPTPVNAAVNSAVATAKGAKELYDNRKEVYASAKDFAGKLTSKDDKVRDYAVGQAKAYTMSAVLGGAATKALGSRLPKPNVNVPGSSGASSATNSVKGTISVPEGFVEKQSKKGGGAVFHDPANPHNSIRQMPGNPNSPNPAQQNSYVKFMKDGKFYDANGNVLKSGKLPEAHIPLNKFDITKMPKF